AGTAATAATATAATTAGTTTCTTCATAAACTTTAAGTATTTCATAAACCACACCCTATTAATTTTATACCTTGTTACTTAATTTCATTTCAATTTATTATACTATTCAAAAATAGTTTAATCATTATATTTTTATGAAAATTTTTTATGAATTTTTCTTGGGAGGTAAAGGGAAGAAAGCACTGGTTTTCTTTTTATATGCTTCAAAGTTGGGATTTCCCTCATATTTCTTTTCTAACATCGGAATGCCTGAGACTTTTAAAATTAGAAAAGTAATGGTGAGAGGTCCAATTAAACTCAAAAAATTGGAATAGGCAGAAAGTGAGATTAACCATATACCCCACCATAAAGTTACCTCGCCGAAATAATTAGGATGACGCGTATACCGCCACAAACCGTTCTGTATGATTTTGCCCTTATTATTTGAATTCTTAACAAACTTTGCCAGTTGTGCGTCTCCTATCGTTTCAAAAAGGAAACCGAAAATCCATACTACCGTGCCCAATATGTCTAAATAATTAAAAGGAGAACCAACATCTTTTTTATTAATAATAAGAACTGGCAAAATAATCAAATACAGGAAAAAACCTTGCAAAAGATATACTTGCACATACGAACGAAGATAAAACCATTTCCCCCATTCTTGTCGCCACTTTGCATACCGATAATCTTCTGTTTTTCCACGGTTACGTGTGTGAATATAGCAGGCAAGACGCAAACCCCAGATACTAATCAATGCCCCTGCCAAAATGCCACGCATACTTTTTGTCTGTCCAAGAAAAAAAAGAAGTCCAAGCCAAAATAATAAAACCCAGACCCCACGCTACATCAGCCACATCGTTTCTTTTCTTCACTAAAGATAACATGTACCACAAGGTCATGTAAAAGTAGAGTATAAGAGCAAGATTTAAGAAATACTTCATAATACTTTACCGGCTATAAAATAAGTTATGGTAGAAACTAAAGCCCCAAGTGTAGCACCCCATGTAAGGTCTACTATCGTTATCAGAAGTGGCCAGTCTTTGATTGTTGCAAGGTTGGTAAGGTCGTAGGTAGCATAGGAGATAAATCCGAAAAGGGCACCGAGGAGTAACGCAGATATCCACGAACTTTTATTAACTGCGGGTACTATAACAAAGATTACCAGCCCAACGATAAATAGAAGATAGAAAAGAATTGCTGCTACCCAATTTATATTTGATGTCATCAAGAAGCCAATCTGATTTTTGTAAAAATTTTTTGCTACCCATCCAAGCCAGACCATATCAATAGCAAAAAAGACTGGTAAAGCAATGGCGTAAAGTTTTATGAACATAATTGTTTCTCCTTTTTCTTAATGTTAATAAATGCGATTATTCCTACAAATACCAATAGGCAAAAAACCGCTGTCCCTATGACAGTCGGGTATTTTCCATCAAAGCCACCTGCCGAAAGATGTTTGAAAAGAATAGCAGCATAAGCCCAGATAAGCACGAGCCCGTAAGGGATAAATCGGTCGCGAAGCATCCACCACGAACCAATTATTGCCCCAACCAAGAGCACAACCACGGTCCAGAAACTTTCTGAAAGGCCAAATCTGTTCCAGCCGATACTGACCAGAAAGACGGTGATATTAGCAATTGTTGCCACGGTAATCCAGCCAAAATATATGCTAAAAGGCAAATGCACCAACCATTGTTCCTTTTGTGTGAGATTGCTTACCCGTAAAATATCGGCAATACGAGTCAGCGTAAACAGCAATCCAGCCATGATGATGACTGAAAGCCAGATTAAGTTATAATGCCAGGCAAATATCCATGAAATATTCAAAAAAGCATTTGCGATAAACCAGCGGTTTATTCGTATCACTAATTCTTCTTTTCCACTCCATAACTGATATATCACATATATTAATAGTAGGAGGTAAATCAAACCCCAGATAGAGAAGGCATATCCTGCAGGAGTAAATAAATTTGGATATTTGGCGGATATTTCTCCAATGTCTTTTCCCCCAAGACGAAGCAGTTCCGCCAAATAATTGATTGCAACCATAACACCATATACCCCAAGCGTCAAAAGTTTTAATAATTTTATATTCATAGGTTTATTTCTCTAAATTATCAAATATAATCCCAATCCCGTTTATTATTTTTACGACTGTTTGAAAGCGTTATTTTGTTGATTACATTATTTTTAATCTGGCTCTGCTTTGTATAAGGAAAAACATCTTTTCCCGCCAACTTGTATTGTGTTAATCCCTTCTTAACTCTCATCTGTTTTATCTTATTCCTGATAGTTTCGTTATTCTTTTGACTTTTAAAATTAGGGATTTATTATGAACACTTGTATAACTCTTTACGAATATGATAACAAAAAAAGGGAAACAATTCAGTTAAAAATTAGGGAAGCTTATTTTCGTCATAAAAAGAATTTCGAAGCGATACCTTTTTGTTTTTATCGAGACTGGGAGAAGAGGGGAAAATTAGAAAAAACTTACATTCTTCGCTTATTAAAGTAACCGATGCAAATTTTTTAAATGCAAACTTGCAACAGGAAAAGAAATATTTTTCGCAATCTCCGTGATGGTTTAAAAGCAATATTTTTTCTACATGGCAGAGGGTATTTGAAAAAATCCGAACTGATTTTGCGCGCGATTGGCTCGGCGGGCGGAATTTCCCCCGAACCCCCCCTTCCGCCCGCCTCGCCCTGAAGCGGAAGCGGAAAGGACGATTTCAAGTTTTTCGCGGGCGATAGCCCGCAAGGAAAATCATAACTGATTTTCCTCTTTGGCGGCAAATTCCTTTATTCTTCTTCAAAATAATCAGAATCAATCTTTTTAATATCGTAGCTAGTTACTTTGGATACTCCGACATCATTTTCTATCATTAATTGAGCAAGAGTTTCACCATCAATCAAGATAACTTTATGCGGAATTGTTTTTACATAATCTAATGCATCCCTAGTAAAACTTGAAGTAGTTATAAAAACTCCTTTATTAGCTTTTTGCCCTGCAAGACTTCCAACAAAATTTCTCACTTCCTTAGAGCCAACAACATTCTCCCATCTTTTTGCTTGAATATAAATAATATCTAAACCGAGTTTATCCTCTTTAATAATTCCATCTATACCTCCATCGCCACTTTTGCCAATCGCTTTTCCGGCGTCTTTTAACGAACCACCATAACCCATTTTTATTAGAAGTTCCACTACTAATTTTTCAAAGAAACGCGGTGATGATTTTTTAACAAGATTCAACAATTCAGAAGCTAAATCTTTTTTGATTCTCTGATAGCCATACTCCAAAAGCTCTTGCGGTGTTTGTGTTAAGTTTTCTTCTTCCTTTTCTTCTTCACCTTTTTCTTTACGGAGGTTTCTAAATTCAATAAATTGAGGGAATTGTTCTAAAAACTTTACATTGATTTCTTTAGGATTCTTCTGCAAAACTTCTAGACCTAAATCGGTTATCTTAAAATAAGACCTTTTAGTTGATTCAAGTAGTCCTGCTTTTTTCAGATATGTTCTAGCCCAACCTACTCGATTATCAATTATGTATTGTTGACCATTTGGCAAAACCTCTCTTCGTTCTTCTTCACTGAGATTAAAAATATTAGCTATATGTTCAATAGATTCTCTTATTGAATGCTCTTTTTTATCTCCTGGGAATTTTAGGAGAGGAAGCATTATTGATTGATAATCTGGTATTGGCATAAGTTTATCTTCTATTATGAGTTGCAATTGAAACAATTTTAAAAATATCGTCGCCAGCCTTAAGTGCTTCTAATAATTTCTTAAACATATATGCTGTTTCTAGATTTGTCTTTTCTTGGATCATTAAAAGTTTTGCTAATAAAATTAAAAATTTTATACTATATTCGCCCCTTTTACCTAACTCTTCATATTCAGAAATCTCCTTTTGGTTTTCCTCCAAAAGACTTTCGATGCTTAAAATTTTTCTTCTTTCTTCATCGCTTTTCATGGGTTTAATCTTTGCCCACATTTGAATAAGAAAATCTAAAAATCGTTTTGTTTTTTCTTGATCGGCGTGCATTTTAATAAGAATATCAACGGCCCAGTGAATATGTTTGGGCGTTCTAATATTTGACCATTTACCTTTTTCTTTTTGTCTATATTTGATCAAAATATCATACTTACTGAGTGTTCCTTGATAAACTCCAACAATAAACCGACCGTTAACTTGTGCTACAAATAAAGGATCGTGCACTTTCCCATCCCGTTTAAAAGTCATTGATGGTAAATTATTACTTTCTATATTATTCATAGTTTTTAAATAATTTTTGCTTGTGACTTAAATTTTGCTCTAATTCCTCAAAACGCTTGATAGATAAATCTAAATATTTCTTTTCTGTGTCAATTCCTATAAATTTTCTCCCTAAGAGATAAGCAGCAATTCCAGTAGTTGAACTGCCGGTAAACGGATCTAAAATTAAATCGTTCTTTTTAGTAGACGCAAGCACAATTCTTTTTAATAACTCTTCCGGTTTTTGCGTAGGATGTTTACCAAACTTTTTTTCTATTGATTTAGGCGTACTAATCGCCCAAACAGATCTCATTTGTGAATTTGGTTTTTTAAGAAAATCTTCTGGCCAACTCCCGTTTTTCATTAATTCATAATTGAATATATGTTTTGCATTTTTATCTTTTTTTGCCCAAATAAGCGTTTCGTGGCTTGCTGTAAAATAACGACAACTTAGATTAGGCGACGCATTTGGTTTAAACCATGCAATATCATTAAGAATATGATAACCGGCAAGTTGTAGGGCAAAACCACATTGATAAATAGAATGATATGTTCCACTAACCCAGAGGGTTCCATGAGGTTTCAAAATGCGTTTTACGGCTTTAATCCATTGAAGATGAAATTCAAAATCTTTTTCTAAGCCATTACTTTTATCCCACTCACCTTTATTAACGCTAACACGTCTTCCGGCATGAACCGTAAAACCGCCGTTGGATAGTAAATATGGAGGATCGGCAAAGACCATATCAATAGAATTTTCCGGAAGTTCAGCAAGAATATCTAAACAATTAGCATGATAGAGAATAAAATCGGGCTTTTCATAATATGGTCTAAACCCTAACTTCCCTTCTTTTGTGATATTTTTCTGTGTCGTCATTAAATTTTGCATATTTACTTTATTAACTCCTCAATATTAACACCTAACGCCTTGGCGATTTTTGCCATTACTAAAACTGATGGTTTTTTTAATAACTCCGCTTTCGATTTTCGTCAGAGTAGTATATTTGACGCCGGATTTTTTGGCAAAATCCTCCTGCGACAAGCCTTGTTTTGTCCGGTATTTCTTTATATTTTCTCCAATATTATTTTCTCTTGCCATATTTTCAATAATTTGATAGTATATTATTGTAGTATTAACAATCTCTACTTTCAATATAATGATAACAAATAAATTAAAATTAAGCAAAGAAAATAAAATAATGAAAAGCCCGCTTCTGGCCAAAATAAAGTTCGAGCCGACATTTTTCCCGGTTCTTTGGCAGTTTGCCTTTCCGCTTCCGCTTTTTGGCGAGGCGGGCGGAATGTGGGGCGGAGGGAATTCCGCCAGCTTCGCCCATTAATAAAATCGGTTCGGATTTTTTCAATATAAACTAACAACAGGAAAAGAAAGATTTCCATCAACATTCTGGGTGGTTTAAAAGCAATATTTTTTCTACATGGCGGAGAGAGAGGGATTCGAACCCTCGGTACGGTTTCCCGTACACACGCTTTCCAAGCGTGCTCCTTAAGCCACTCGGACATCTCTCCGCATGACTTGGAATGAAAAATAATCAAATGTTATTAGAGTAACTAACGGTAAGATGAAGGATATTATAATGAGTTATGAAGGTTAAATTCCAAATGGGTTTTTGTTGCACTTCTTTTTGTATTTATTCAAGGTTCTTTTATGATATTTTTAATTGTTTCCAGGAGTGTAGAGAGGATATATGGTTTTTGTATAAATCCAGTAAGTCCTTTACCAATAAATCGTTCTAAAATGTCCTTTTCGTTGTAGCCGCTGGATAAGAGAACTTTTACTTCGGGATTGATTCGGCGCAATTCGCGAAAGGTTTCTTCTCCGTCCATAATTGGCATGGTCATATCCAATAAGACCAGGGCGATTTGGTCTTTGTTTTCTATATAAATTTTGATGGCTTCTTCTCCATTTGAAGCAAGCAGAACATGAAGTCCACCAATTTCCAGCATGTTCTTTACAGTATCCCGCACTAATTTTTCGTCGTCAACAACAAGTATTTGTTTCTGTTTTATTACCTGTTCTGATTTTTCTTGTTTGAAATCAATAGACCTGGATTGGGTTGTGGTATCTTCAATGGCTGGGAAGAAAACCTTAAAAGAAGTTCCTTTCCCTATTTCTGTATAGACTTTAATGGCTCCGTTGTGGGCTCTAACAATCCCTGCAACAGCAGAGAGGCCCAAGCCCCTACCGATAAATTTTGTTGTGAAAAATGGTTCGAACATACGGTCTTTAACTTCTTTTGATATGCCTGAGCCATTATCAATGATTTCTAAGTAGATATAGGTCCCTTCTTTACAATTTTCGCCAAAGTAGGTTGTTTGCCAGTATTTCATATCACAATGCATGTGTTTAGTGACAATTGTAATGACACCGGATTTATCCCCAATGGCTTCAGCGGCATTGAGAACCAGATTAATGATTAATTGTTGTATGTGTGCGGGGTCTGCATTAATTAAGGGGAGATTTTCGTCTAAATCGAATTTAATAGCAATTTTTTTAGAGATGGATAATGTGATTAGTGTTTCAATATTTTTGATAAGTTCTGTTAAGGAAATAGGTTTAACAAAAGTTTTTCCCTTCCCTGCGTATGCTAAAAGTTGCTGGGACAAATGCGTTAGTTCTTTAGAAATACGGATAATTTCTTTTAAGTAATAATTAGCAGGTGAGTCATTTGGGATTTCCATCAATGCTAAGTCGGCATTACCAATAATTCCCACAAGTAGATTGTTGAAATCATGAGCCATTCCTCCTGCGAGAATACCGATGCTTTCCAACCGCTGTGTTTGTCGGATTTTTTCTTCCATAGCCCGTCGTTCTTTTTCTGCTTGAATTTTTTCAGTTATGTCCATTCCAGAACAGATTAACCCGTCAATTGCTCCATCAACACCATATAAAAAGGCATGTCTCAGAATAAGTACCCGTTCCTCATTCTGGGTGTTAGTAACATACACCACATCTTCAAAATCAGAGGTTGTTTGTTCTTTTATTATTTTTTCGAAATGTTTTTGCAGGGTATCTCTTTGTGAGGATTTGACGAAAGTGGAGAACCAGTTTTTCCCAATTGCAGAGTTATCACATTTCAATACGGTATAAGCGGTGTTATTCAAGTATTGAACATTCCCATCTTTATCTAAAAAGATGAACAAGGAAGGGGATAGATTAAGGAATTCTTGTAATTTGTCATGTTCTCTTTTTAGCATAGTTTCGAATTCCTTTCTCTGAGTTATATCAGAGAAT
This window of the Candidatus Hydrogenedens sp. genome carries:
- a CDS encoding DUF1295 domain-containing protein, coding for MRGILAGALISIWGLRLACYIHTRNRGKTEDYRYAKWRQEWGKWFYLRSYVQVYLLQGFFLYLIILPVLIINKKDVGSPFNYLDILGTVVWIFGFLFETIGDAQLAKFVKNSNNKGKIIQNGLWRYTRHPNYFGEVTLWWGIWLISLSAYSNFLSLIGPLTITFLILKVSGIPMLEKKYEGNPNFEAYKKKTSAFFPLPPKKNS
- a CDS encoding DUF2177 family protein gives rise to the protein MFIKLYAIALPVFFAIDMVWLGWVAKNFYKNQIGFLMTSNINWVAAILFYLLFIVGLVIFVIVPAVNKSSWISALLLGALFGFISYATYDLTNLATIKDWPLLITIVDLTWGATLGALVSTITYFIAGKVL
- a CDS encoding tryptophan-rich sensory protein — protein: MNIKLLKLLTLGVYGVMVAINYLAELLRLGGKDIGEISAKYPNLFTPAGYAFSIWGLIYLLLLIYVIYQLWSGKEELVIRINRWFIANAFLNISWIFAWHYNLIWLSVIIMAGLLFTLTRIADILRVSNLTQKEQWLVHLPFSIYFGWITVATIANITVFLVSIGWNRFGLSESFWTVVVLLVGAIIGSWWMLRDRFIPYGLVLIWAYAAILFKHLSAGGFDGKYPTVIGTAVFCLLVFVGIIAFINIKKKEKQLCS
- a CDS encoding restriction endonuclease, with the protein product MPIPDYQSIMLPLLKFPGDKKEHSIRESIEHIANIFNLSEEERREVLPNGQQYIIDNRVGWARTYLKKAGLLESTKRSYFKITDLGLEVLQKNPKEINVKFLEQFPQFIEFRNLRKEKGEEEKEEENLTQTPQELLEYGYQRIKKDLASELLNLVKKSSPRFFEKLVVELLIKMGYGGSLKDAGKAIGKSGDGGIDGIIKEDKLGLDIIYIQAKRWENVVGSKEVRNFVGSLAGQKANKGVFITTSSFTRDALDYVKTIPHKVILIDGETLAQLMIENDVGVSKVTSYDIKKIDSDYFEEE
- a CDS encoding site-specific DNA-methyltransferase, encoding MVFADPPYLLSNGGFTVHAGRRVSVNKGEWDKSNGLEKDFEFHLQWIKAVKRILKPHGTLWVSGTYHSIYQCGFALQLAGYHILNDIAWFKPNASPNLSCRYFTASHETLIWAKKDKNAKHIFNYELMKNGSWPEDFLKKPNSQMRSVWAISTPKSIEKKFGKHPTQKPEELLKRIVLASTKKNDLILDPFTGSSTTGIAAYLLGRKFIGIDTEKKYLDLSIKRFEELEQNLSHKQKLFKNYE
- a CDS encoding helix-turn-helix transcriptional regulator is translated as MARSGLFIILFSLLNFNLFVIIILKVEIVNTTIIYYQIIENMARENNIGENIKKYRTKQGLSQEDFAKKSGVKYTTLTKIESGVIKKTISFSNGKNRQGVRC
- a CDS encoding PAS domain S-box protein yields the protein MSKENSKGREGENYSEDKVSLTRQEVSSSSSNVSQIEEIYKHCLETTTITAVQGYTPDGNIFFWNKASELLYGYYYNEVIEKNIKEILLPVEEWDSFNKTIQDIIQQGKPTEPQKWTVKTRIGEEKQVLSSMIPVKIKDLSYIFCMDVDITELNKTQDKLKESEQKYRTIIEFAHEGIWVVDEEFKTVFVNQKMADILGFSPEEMIGKSTLEFIPPEEYPDVQRQRADRIKGLSGQYERTLICADKSKRIFLVNASPIYDASNKFKGAIGLFSDITQRKEFETMLKREHDKLQEFLNLSPSLFIFLDKDGNVQYLNNTAYTVLKCDNSAIGKNWFSTFVKSSQRDTLQKHFEKIIKEQTTSDFEDVVYVTNTQNEERVLILRHAFLYGVDGAIDGLICSGMDITEKIQAEKERRAMEEKIRQTQRLESIGILAGGMAHDFNNLLVGIIGNADLALMEIPNDSPANYYLKEIIRISKELTHLSQQLLAYAGKGKTFVKPISLTELIKNIETLITLSISKKIAIKFDLDENLPLINADPAHIQQLIINLVLNAAEAIGDKSGVITIVTKHMHCDMKYWQTTYFGENCKEGTYIYLEIIDNGSGISKEVKDRMFEPFFTTKFIGRGLGLSAVAGIVRAHNGAIKVYTEIGKGTSFKVFFPAIEDTTTQSRSIDFKQEKSEQVIKQKQILVVDDEKLVRDTVKNMLEIGGLHVLLASNGEEAIKIYIENKDQIALVLLDMTMPIMDGEETFRELRRINPEVKVLLSSGYNEKDILERFIGKGLTGFIQKPYILSTLLETIKNIIKEP